Within the Drosophila melanogaster chromosome 3R genome, the region CGTTCCGCTGGCAGGTAAATGCTGACAAAAGTTTTTGAGGTAGCATTTCTTTTACGATTCGCCAGAGAGTGGAACCAGCTAAAAAGATGCGCCACTTGCTACGTTTTTgtcattaattttgtatatcaTTGAGTTTTACGAGGCtcataaatatgaaaacgTTTAACTCTTGCTGGCTGAAAACAAAATTCGGCTCGGGGGAATCCACGAAAACTCCCCTCGTCGCGTTTTATATGAGACAAACTAATTGTCTTCTACTTGTAATGTGTTTTTAAGCGCAGCCACGCTTCCCACATGTTTTCACAATGTTTCCCCGATAAACAAGGGGAAGTCGGGATTTTGGGGGCAGGAGCTGTAACAATTAGTGGGGTAAGTTGAAGGGTTCGCCTCCATTTCTCGTGCGCAACAGCTTGAGgtaattttcaacttttacTCTTTGTTTTGGCGTTGACAAGAAGcgtgttgtttgtttggttttaattaaagCCCAAAACATATCAAGTTAAAATGTTCCTTCGAAGAAAGGACACAATTTAGAGAGATGTATTTGTGGGAATTGAGTTTTACTTATGAAAATTCATTGCAAATCCAACACACTTTAGTTATTTATCAATCGAATTAATGATGTTGTCTAAtttgttattaaaataaatgtgagTGAGTGATTTGAGAAAATTAATGTATACAAtgcttttaatatttaaacgcAAAAGTAGCTGAAGCCAACTCATGCaagccaaataaattttcattcaGATTCTGTTTAGCTTCACAGGACTTAAACTTCCttactttttaattagttCATGTTACAAGTGAcattaacaaaaaaaaggcaacGCCAAGGATTTGTGGTCGTATAATTTAGCATTTCTTAACGAGATTTTTCGgcaaggaaaaaaaaacgaaaagaacaacGGAATTCGCACCTTTGCATACACAAATAGCGAGAGCAAAGTTTTGGCGGATGAAAGAGTGCTAGGGTATGTGAATGGGGTCAGGGGTGCTGtggttataaattttaaatctGTTAAATTAATGCAGCAGCTTTCTTTCATTTCTCCGTTCGTTTTCTTACGTGCCAGAAAGTTACGAATAAACTCAGGGCACGTCGCTTGATTACATTAATTATTCCTTTATtgtttgcaaaagttttcacCTTACTCGGCATCTTTGTAGTTATGTTTTCGTAATTTGtctaaatgtaattaattagAAAAGATTTCACTTACAATGCatgttctttctttttttttacagtggTCACTTTAACAATAGAGTGGTAAGTTAAGAAGAACATTGAATACTTGGTTTTTATAATCAACAAAAATGTTGTAGCATTCTAATCATAATCAAAGGCAAACGCCTTACCCGAAATCAAACTACGAAAATCGGGGCCGTTCTGACACCCGGAGTTCAAACCAGGAACGACAGGAGAGAGATTATACCAAGAGAACTGATTTTCGTGAAAGAAACACTAGATTCTCCGATGAGAGACACTCTGGCAGATATAGTGATTATCACCGTAGAAACCATTACCACAGATTTAAGTCATGGGGAAGTGAGGGCCGATCCTATCGTAGGGACAAAGGTGCCAGAGATTTATCCAAGTCACGTTATGATAATGATGCAAGTGGTTCAAGTCTAATCAGAGGTGCATCTGAGATCAGGCGAAAAAACGGACACAACTGTGATCCGAATAGCGATGCTTCCAAAACTGAGAATTCTGAGGATATCCAAAGTTGTATAAATCACTATCAAAccgaagaaaataaaattgatacAGAGCAATCTAAGGATCAAGGAGCTAACAGAACCAGCCCCACCGAGCAATTATCAGATATCTCAAAACAATCTAATCCAATTGCATTAGAAGGCGATCAGAACAAAAAGACGAATGAGTTGAAGGAGAGCTCTTGCTCTAGCAAGCCAAGCAGGGAAATAAATGAAACTTCTAAGGCTTCACAGTTTCCCGATCAAAGATCGAAGGAACAGTCGTCGGGGGAAGAACTAAACGTATCCGAGTCCAGTGATAATCACTCTGGTGCACAGGCTAGTCAATCAATTCCACGTATCCAAGTGCGCCCCCTTACCAAACTTCTAAGGCAGGAGCTCTTTGCAGTCACCCAGGAGAATCGTCTGATCAAAAGTCCCCCTCCATCCGCATCCCCAGCCAGTCCCAGTCGTCTGGTCTTTACGCCCAACCTTAGAAATCGTCGCCGAACAGTGAGCAACTGCATCTACAATGCTGGAAGTTTTGATCAGACCGCCGAGAGCGAGGCCGTTTTCAATGATCGCATCGCTAGCATGGACAAGGAGAGTCTAAAGTACATCATCAACAATGGCGACACCATCTTTGAACCGCACTTGCAACTCCAGGCCAGGCGGCGTATACGTGACGAAATTCGCCGACAGCTAAAGACAATTGAATTGGAGAAGCCCAAGGATTGTCTGGTAACGGATTTAGTCGAGGACGAAATCGTAGATTCCATCAAATTGCCCGCATTTCTACTTGAGGAGATCGGAAAGTGTTTTGGCATAGACATATCAGAGGGTCAGACGACCAAAGATTCTGCAGCAGAAAGAGAAGATACAACAAGGGTTAACGCGGAAAGCCCAGTTCAAGATACCGAAGAAGAAACGAAGAGAGCTTGTAACGGCGTCGAAAGtttaaaagatataaaaacTGAGGCGACTGCTGATGATAGCAATCAGTGCACtaaatttagaaatcttgAAAACGAAATTGATATTAATGATAACCACCATCAATCAGAAGACGACGAGCTTAGCAAACCGCTCAGTGTATTGCCTAAAGATAGTGAAGATTGTTCTGTAAAATCGAATGGGGTTAGTAAAAAGGTCTTGCAAGAAAACAATAAgaagaaaacttttaatcGAGACACTAAAGTAAACGGAAATAAGGCAATGAATCCGCCACAAGAAACCGTGATAGAAACTCTGGAACACTCTGATTCCATTAACAGGTCCATAACTAATCCGAAAACAGCCGATGAGCTCAAAAGTTTCGCGGGAATTGAATGGGAAGTGAATTCGAAGAGTAAGCACTCCAACCCAAGTCAATCCGCATTCATTAAAACCAACAAAAGTAATAATATAGAAACTGCTTTAATAGATTCCCTTTCTGGGATAAGTAAGCCCtgtaaaatggaaattaaaaggGAATCAAGCAGCTCACCCATATCAGTAAGTTCTTTACCTTCAAACGATGTTATTGATCTGCTGAGCTCATCTGACGAAGAGCTGGAAGAGCATGCCGTGGTGGATATGGACATTGATGAACATGAAGGTGAtattgaaaatcaaaagatATTTAAGACCTTGGAAGCTTTGAAGCAATCAGATGATGTTGTTGATAGTGATGACTCCACCAGCTCCCAAAGCAGCAGTAAATCCACAAAAAGGCGACGCAGGCTGAAGCTACAGAACGATGCAGAAAATGTGGTTGacagttttgaaaaattgaTCCTTCCCCATCTTCGAGAGGCTCTCAGCGATCGCTATCGTCGCCAGCATTCTAGTAGCCTGCAGAGTCGATTGCACTTTATCTCCTGCGTAGTGACAAGCTCCGAGCACAATGCACAAACCTTTAGTAAAATTGAGGTAGCCAAGATGCAAATGAATCTCAAAGCAGCCGACAATCGCCAAGCTATCGAATTTCTTCTAAAAGAGATTGTCAACGTGGTGAGTCTGCAGAAACAGCGTCGTCGGGAGCAGGACGAAGAGCAAAAGCTTGCAAATTTATTAAGCCCCAAAAAAACCGCATTCACATCTGATGAAACCTGTAAGGCGTCAACACTATGTCCAAACCAGCACGGTTTTATTCCACCAACGGCTCAGGATAGTTCGCCAGTTACATCACCGTGTCAGAAACCTCCATCTTCTCCGCCATCTCAGCAGAGTCCTTCTTCCGCAACTGCTCAGCAGAGTTCTCCAATGGCTCTTCAGAAAACTCAATCTTGTCCAGCCCGCCAATCTTCAACATCCATCCAGGAGAATCCTATGGACTCATCTGGACAGTGGCGGGGTTCAGCTAGTCATAAAACTCAATCTTCTCCTGCCCGTCAAACTACACCAGTCGGAGATGTTTTTGAAAACCCATCTCCTAACCAAGGAAACCCTCCCTCTTCGGCGAAACTGGAATCCTTCAACGTTGGGTTTCCATTTCTATCCATGGATCCTACACTATATAATTATTCCCGTTTAGCTAGTGGATCAAAAATAAACGAACCTTTGGGAAAATCGGACGACATGATGGAGCAGCACTTGGTTGAAATTGAGCGTGAATTGATAAAACATGAAAATCGTTACAGCTTTCTGGAcgatataataataaagtttcAAAAAGAGAAATCTGAAGTCGGTATGGTTATTCTAGAACTAAAGAGTCGGAAGTTTCTAATTATTAACTCCATGGCTAGTAGAAATCAAGCTACTTCTGCTCAAGTGGCTGACTCCAAAAGCAAACCACATGAAGCAGAAACTGCTCAGGAATCAACACACGAGGATAGTTTCAGCAAAGGAGGGATAGCCAGACGAACTAGAAGTAGATTAAGAAGAACTGTGTTGGTCCTGGCACCCAAGCGTCAAGTAAGGGTACAAAAACGAGTttccaaaaaaccaaaatcttTCAAATTAGTGGAGAAATCCCATGAAGAGATTGCTGAACAAGAGACGAATAAAATGGATTCTAAAGCGACCAATCAACTAAATATCAATGAAGAGCTCTTGAAAGTGTCAGCTGGTGACCAAGTATCCGATTATTCACCCACCGCCAAACTTGCACAATCGCGCCTGAGCAAGCCCAGTATTGCTGTTAATCCAACCCATCAACCACTGGCTATAATACCACCACtaccaccgccaccaccacctcccGAACCAATCTGCCACATGTCCTATGAAGCATCCAGCTCTTTTCTTAAGGAACCACTACACGAACCGGGTCACCAATTGTCAGAGCTCAACTCcgaagacaagacaagacaaggtTTTGTGACGAAGgggaaattgcaaaatgttggCAGCCCCATTACCCAAATAAAGATCTACAGGGATAACGTGATAGCCGCAGCCGAGGATGGAGATATCTACGTGTTTCACCTAGTCACTCACAAGCTGGAGCAAAAGATCACCAAGCACAGTGAGGCTATTACGAATATGTTCCTCAGCGAAAAGGATTCTATTCTTTACACCACATCAGCGGATGGCTTTTTTAAGAAGTCCTCGCTCTTGGTAAATTACTTAGATTTTCTAAAGGAGCCTTACAATACCTTATGCCTATTAAACACTTACAGAATCTGGAGCGGGTCTTTGAAACGGTGTACCTTAAAGAGCCATTGCAGTCAATGGACGTCGCTTGGGGATTGGCCTTCATTGGCAGCCGATGGGGTCAAATATCTACCTTCAACGTGGTGGTGAGTTGAAAAGTTCTCTAGAaagtaaaatgaaatattattaagaAGTGAGGTCAGGATTTTTTTATAAGATGGTATACATCAGACTAACTGATTGGACCTCCCAATGTGGAAGTCAATCAATGACATCTCAATAAATTTTCGACACTCAATTTGactcattaaatatttatctgtCAAACAAACACttgaacaattttaattaaaatattgagCTCCGTCTCGCGAGTCCTGCCAAAAGGACAGCCACCACACACACAGGATGAGTCCACACCTTGCCCGCGCGGCAACAATAACACCAGGAGTTAACGAATTGGCAATGAGGAAAGCCAAAAACGAAAGTCTAGACAATGGAACTCAAAtcgaatttatttttcattttttatactCGCGTGAATTTAACAAATTGGATAGTATGGAGAAAGACTGCCGAGAAAGGGAGTTTGGCCGGAGTTGATACTtgattataatattttacattGGGGGAAGAGGAAAGCTATGTCTTAATTTTGGCAGAAATTCGATTTATGGCTGCGACGTGCTGATAACTCATGGTTCGAATGTATTCTGCGTTTACTGGCTCTGTGCACAACTGTACTTGATTAGGGAAGGACACGAAAAAAGTCATCGGAGCTGTTGTTAGGTGGTTAAttactatttaaatatttttaaaattataaaaatgcacGTAACAAGCAATAAGTATGGAAGTGAGGGAATTATAGTTGAAGCAGAGGCAACTGTACTACACTTTATCTAAATACAAACGGGCTCCAATTATATAATCCTTTGTAGTGTGGGAGGCAGTTTTACTATACTTCATACATAGTGGAGTGGGCGCAAGGCTTTCATTGTGGAGGGGGGATgacaaatacatttttttaccAAGCAAGAGACAACTGTACCTGCAATTGTATTGTAGATGAAGGCAACTGTACTACCGACTGTAGTATGAGTGGTGGTGCCCTGTCCTCAAGTCGTTGGTGGGTGCAGTCTAAAGCTTTGGTTATTTGGTAAATATGCAAAGACGCCACGCCCCATGTGGCAGGAAGCACATAGGGGGCGTTGCTGGTACTGCAGTTTTTACCAGCCTTGCTGCTATTGCTCGATATTTAGCTTTGCCTggtattttgtgttttattgtGTCGTGTTTGCTGCACGTTGTTTGGCCGAGGACTACGGCTCCTGGGAGTATATAGCCTCCTTGCAGCGACTGGGTATATAGGTATGTATGTGCAACTAGGGCTAGGGGTTAGTTGCaacaaacaacagcaaacTGCAGCACTAGCAAGCTGTCTTGCTCCCACACTCATTGTGAAGAAAGATGTTGCTTCTtgctcgctcgctctctctcgctctcctccaCTCTCCAGTGCTCTCtattgttgtttatttaagtttttatgtGTGCCTGTTTAGTTAACGGTATATTTTGCCGGCACTCATCCTCgcccgctctctctctctctcactggTTTTTTTCTGCGCATGTCTTCTGCGCTGCATTTCACTGTTAGTTGCATATAGTTACTGCCATTCGTTAGTTTTTTGGCagcagcaaataaaatgtttatatgctatttactcaaaacaattttaaataaaatacaagcCGACGAAGTTCTCTCTCCCCATCCAGGACTCGGGCGAATAACGGTACCTCGCTCGCTCAAgttctctctctctgtctgcTGCAAGTGTGAGAGAGCCTTCCAAGGCGCTGCAACTGGAATTGTCTTCGTGCCTGTTGCTTGCCTCCTTTCCttgctctctctttctctttcgtCCTCGTAGCtcctgtttttgttgttgttgtgacgTGGGCTTTTCTTGCTGGTTGGCTCCTgttttgttgtgttgtgtttcTGGAAACTGACGCCCTGTCTATAGCTTGTTGTTGCCAGTGTGTTGGTGTGCTCGTACCGCTCTCCCATTGGCCGATTTGGCCAACTCGGGTTGGTTGTTTGTACCGTTATGTGTGCCCCCCACTGACTGTAACTCTTTTTCGTGTTTATGTGAGCTTTCCTATTGTTGTTAGCCGTGGCAAATGGCACACATAGCCATTCGTGTAGGTGTGGCAAGTGGAACAGCTCCTGCAGGCTGCAACCACTAAATAAACTCCCCCTGCACTGCAGTGTATCTGATTTCCCCTTAGaagcaatttatttgtatttcctTGCCTTGCACTCTGTGCCTGGCCGCCATCTTGCCGAATGGGTGAAGACATAACGGTTGATATAAATGCACTACATCGCTCCATCTCTTTTTCCCAACCGTAGTTTTTCTTAGTGAGGAAGTCTATAACATTTAACCTCTcctgttttcgttttttatacACACATTATATTGAGTTATTGCACGAAGAAGTTTTTTCACAAGACAAGAGATAACGGTTTCGCCTCAAGCTCTTCTTAGATTTAGCATAGatttaaatttcacaattttcttGTGCCTCTATCATATTGCTAAATAACATGGTACTAGGCATTCAAactgtgtttgtgttttcaaCAAAATCtctattaaatttaaagaatatatatgttCCATATTAGCAAGAAGAGAACAGCTTTATAGCTTTGCATGCTCTTATCGGCTCATTGGGTCCATTGTGATTCCCACGGACTTATAACCAGAGTCACACAGGGCATGTGCTTTCCCTGAGGGGAATCCAATTTTTGCCGTTATCGTCAAATGCAAGTCTTATATAAATAGGTGCACTTTGCTTTGATCATATTAGTCATTCAAGATGAGGTTTCTAACAGTTGCTGTGATGTTAGCTCTTGTTATTTGTGCTGCCTGCAAAAATCACGAGGAATGGAAAGGTCAACGACCATGGGATTATGATCGAAGGCCGCCTTCGAATCCCTATGCCTAGGGCATTTAATGCATCTGGAAAAACACAAAGTGCTGATCATCATAAAAcctaaaaaccaaacaaaaaggTTTTAAAAATGAAGTAATGTGAAACTAATAAATACGCAATTAACCCATTTgctataaaaacattttgttgtttcttgAGTTAAGGTTTGTCCCACAATATAATTTTCTCCATACAATAAAAGCTATAGATAAGTAGCCTATCTAATCATAAATGTTCGCATACGCATTTAAGCTTATATataaatgctttaaaaatacATCCCACCAACGCAATGTCTATTTATACGATCAAAATGTATTTACTGCGCAATGGTTTCTTTTGACCAATTCGTATTGCTAACGAGACCACACTCTTTAATGTGATGACAATGCACTTCTTGCATTTCAATGAGTAGTCAACTACGGTAGGTGCACAATTAAAGTTGGTAAATGTTACCAAACTTTGTAAGGGCCACTATAAGAGTGACATTCATGACGGGGATGTAGCTCAGATGGTAGAGCGCTCGCTTAGCATGTGAGAGGTACGGGGATCGATGCCCCGCATCTCCAAAGGattttttccatatattttacttttttataaCCCTTAACAAATTTTATATGAATATTGATGccatactaaaaaaaaaacaagcataAGTTCCtatttaatataatacaatttataataattagaCTAGATCATAATATGTaattatgtatgtaatatgtaaatatgtatgtaatattaaaaaacGGATCCAGAAAATTAACCAAAACTCACAATTTGCAGACGAACAAGGTGGTGGAAAAGCCTTTGGTATCAACCGGCCAATCCATCATTGCGATCAAGGCCACCAAGGAAGGTGTGCGGAAAATCCTTGTGCTGGGCTGCAAAGGAAACTTTGTCCAAATGCATGATGCGGGCAACGGATTGCTGCTACGTCACGTATTTATTGCAGAGGGTTTAAATATCTACAGTCTGCTTCTAGATGAAGGACACATTTATTGCGGAACGCAGAAAAACGAGTTATATCAATTGGAGTTTGTTGTAAGTGGTTAGAATATGACTTTCAGTTGGCCGAACATTGAATCCTGCTGTTTTCCGTTTTAGTCTGGAAACTTGGTCACCAAGTTCAGCTGTGGAAATggcgctgttgctgttgcggccTACGGTGAGCGTTATTTGCTAGTCGGCTGCTACGACGGCTATATTTACGTCCTGAACAAGATTACCGGAACTCAAACTGGTCGTTTCGCTGGCGCTGGTCGCATGGTTTTAGCCCTTTCGGTTGTAGGCGATAAGGTAAGTTATTGTATAATATTTCCAAAGTCGGTATTCAAATGTTTTACTCCAATCTTATAGATCGTCACATCTTCGAAAGATAACTCGCTGGCGATTCTGGAGGTGCCCCCCGCATTGGTAAATGGCTATTAAGACGCGTATCATCATTGATATAAATCTGCtttaatttaatcatttttacACACAGACTTGTTTGCATAATACAATTTAATGGTCATAGTCCTTGATTGCGGATTTATAATTCGTTCTCTGTATTTACAATtgaatattacattttttgcatttttgcaatTGATCTACTTGAAGAATATTTCTTCGCCATGAACAAAGTATAAACGAATAAAAAGAGAACATCCAGTAAAATTATGATACGTAAAATTATATAGTTATTTGATTTGTCTTTAAGGAATTTGTGGTGCCCTCACTGGTCGCACGTTGGTCTGCATTTGATGCAGTTTCTGGTTGAGCTTGTGTGTATGGTCACGCAGATAGGCGATAAGGTCGGCCTGCTTCTCCAGAAGCTCTTCTGTGTCGCCTCCTGGTTGCATGAGGCCCAGGGAACCGCCGGCGCGGTCCGCACCACGCAAAACATCCGGAGCCAGCTTGGCGCTGTTGAACTTACGCACCTTGTCTGAAATGGGTAACGAATTTTTAGCCATGTCTATGACAACTTTTATACCTGAAATTACTTGGTTCTTAATCAAAAATCTTTCGCTTTGGAACCATAAGAAAGAACGAACTTAATTAGTGGCTGTACTGAATCACTTCAATTTTAAATACCTGGATTATTTAAGCGGCTCTGACTCATTTTTTGCGTATTACAATTGCTTGCAAGTCACTTAAtcagtttaaaaaaaatacctaGCCATCCCGACTACTATATTATGTCATTATATAAACTATTTGAATAAAATGTTGCCCATCGTCatttcaatatatatacacacagatatattaaaaaaatgatGATAGCTCGATCtgtcataaaataaaataaaaataaaagtcatACCATGACACTAAGTAGATTCCCTCACTATCGCTGACTAGATACTATGTTACTTCATTACCAATATATAAGCTGTGGGAAACGGCCAGCACCAGATTCTCGGCCACGGTGAAGGCGGTCACATAGCTGACCGGCGACAGCCACCCGGCGGCGCAATGTTCCCAAAAGTTCTCCGCATAGAAGTGGTGGATTAGGGCCTGGACAGCAAGCAGCATGGAGTTCCACAGGGATACCAGCTGAAGGGGAATCCCCTTCTGCATGTTAGTCTCGCGGTGAAAGTCGTGATAGCCCTGCATGCGTAGATTGTCGTGTTGCTTCTTTACGAAGTGATCGAAGAGCTGTAAAAACCGTTGACATTGAGGCAGGTCGGGATTGACAGACTGCTGATTggtatatttacatatgtgaTGACCCAGAAGGTGGCCCGTAGGTAGAGCATTATAAAGTATGCATCGCAGCGCCGATCGGTTGGAAACGAGGCTGCAAGTACGATCCCCACAATGGAGATTGCAGTGGAGATAACCAGATGAAGGCTACGGGTGGACAGAGAATGGATTAAATTATGTGCATTATCGGTCGTTTGAAAGCTCCATGGATGATTCACTGCCGCCGGCTGAGGTCTCTCCCCCGTACACCGCATAAAATCTCACCTAAATGCGGGCACTGTATTTAGCTTGTAGCTTCCATTGTCGTTGGAGAAGAGGACGGGGTCCAGGAGCTGATCCGTGTCGTGGATGTGCGCTGGGGACACGCCCGGTTGGACAGCGGCGCCTCCAGTTGCTGGTTGCTCCATTTGCTCTGCTCTAGAATGCGTAGTTTTCGAACTATTGctgctttgtttatttgtcgGCAGGAAAACAACACTTATTTTCCTTGGATGTGGCAGCACTGCCAAAATATTGCTTTTTTCAGGGTGGCAGCTCTGTGATGACCATGAAAAACAAGACAACCctaaaatgtaaacaataaACTTACTGTTAGAATTTGAAtatctaatttatttatttaagccaTTCTTActtttaaatcattttgatGTATTTTATACATCACTCTCCCTCACTCAAAGAGTGTGCTTTTATATTTGCTTGTTGTCAACACTAAATTATAATTTAGgtagttttcaatatttcttaatttaaaatattaaacatttatttaaatcctcattttcgtttaattattttaaaacttagcCTTCGGCTACTTAAGTTTTATTAACTATTAAAGGCTTCATTCAGCGCGCTTTGgatgttttaaattttgaacttTGGTCACActtgaataaaaaataaatttaaaccCCGCATTTGATTTGCAATTGGATATTTAACTATTTGTCGGGCAGAATAAATCGGGTTGCAAGATGACCACGCCTGTGCCCCGCCGCACCAAGGACATGATGGCACTGGGACTGGACTCCGACTCCGAGGACGACTTTAACACGCCATACCGACCACGACAAGCGGCGGCGGGAGAACGAAAACAGCAGCCGGTGGCGTCTTTCCAAGTCCAAACGAGGGGCAAGGAGAACGAACCGCATCCCCTGCCCATAAATATGCTGTAAGAACTGGGACAGCAATGTCCAGTATCGCATGACATCTCCTGTTCTCCATACATAAGTCCTCCTGAGTCTGCAAGGATCTAATTTTCCATGAATTCTTTCAGGAATCCTAGATCTTTTCTTTCCAAATTGGTCTGTCCATCGAAACTAACCTGTATCTTCTAGGCTTAGTATATACCCTAAAAGTTAATCTATATTAACCCACAAGTCGAGGGATTTTTGTTACAAGATCACCTAGAAATGTTCATTACTTCTACATACAACGTTTTTATCGATTCTAGACCTCGCCGAGTGTCCGAGTTGACTATGATGGATTCGGACAGTGACGAGGAGGACATCAAGAGCAATCACAACCTTAACTGCGCCATCCTAAACGATTCCTTTGTGCTGAGCCCATCCCAAGAGTTaacaaacagcaacagcaacataaCCACTCGTAGAACACCAAGTGCCGCCCCCCTTAAGCAATCCGATTCGAA harbors:
- the CG14322 gene encoding uncharacterized protein, isoform B; translated protein: MSAPQQQRGESGGGAPPDTGRDSASQPAKSSTASGSGHSATCSHSPSSKNRRQNNSMKYNSRPWQRGRSDSGHFNNRVHSNHNQRQTPYPKSNYENRGRSDTRSSNQERQERDYTKRTDFRERNTRFSDERHSGRYSDYHRRNHYHRFKSWGSEGRSYRRDKGARDLSKSRYDNDASGSSLIRGASEIRRKNGHNCDPNSDASKTENSEDIQSCINHYQTEENKIDTEQSKDQGANRTSPTEQLSDISKQSNPIALEGDQNKKTNELKESSCSSKPSREINETSKASQFPDQRSKEQSSGEELNVSESSDNHSGAQASQSIPRIQVRPLTKLLRQELFAVTQENRLIKSPPPSASPASPSRLVFTPNLRNRRRTVSNCIYNAGSFDQTAESEAVFNDRIASMDKESLKYIINNGDTIFEPHLQLQARRRIRDEIRRQLKTIELEKPKDCLVTDLVEDEIVDSIKLPAFLLEEIGKCFGIDISEGQTTKDSAAEREDTTRVNAESPVQDTEEETKRACNGVESLKDIKTEATADDSNQCTKFRNLENEIDINDNHHQSEDDELSKPLSVLPKDSEDCSVKSNGVSKKVLQENNKKKTFNRDTKVNGNKAMNPPQETVIETLEHSDSINRSITNPKTADELKSFAGIEWEVNSKSKHSNPSQSAFIKTNKSNNIETALIDSLSGISKPCKMEIKRESSSSPISVSSLPSNDVIDLLSSSDEELEEHAVVDMDIDEHEGDIENQKIFKTLEALKQSDDVVDSDDSTSSQSSSKSTKRRRRLKLQNDAENVVDSFEKLILPHLREALSDRYRRQHSSSLQSRLHFISCVVTSSEHNAQTFSKIEVAKMQMNLKAADNRQAIEFLLKEIVNVVSLQKQRRREQDEEQKLANLLSPKKTAFTSDETCKASTLCPNQHGFIPPTAQDSSPVTSPCQKPPSSPPSQQSPSSATAQQSSPMALQKTQSCPARQSSTSIQENPMDSSGQWRGSASHKTQSSPARQTTPVGDVFENPSPNQGNPPSSAKLESFNVGFPFLSMDPTLYNYSRLASGSKINEPLGKSDDMMEQHLVEIERELIKHENRYSFLDDIIIKFQKEKSEVGMVILELKSRKFLIINSMASRNQATSAQVADSKSKPHEAETAQESTHEDSFSKGGIARRTRSRLRRTVLVLAPKRQVRVQKRVSKKPKSFKLVEKSHEEIAEQETNKMDSKATNQLNINEELLKVSAGDQVSDYSPTAKLAQSRLSKPSIAVNPTHQPLAIIPPLPPPPPPPEPICHMSYEASSSFLKEPLHEPGHQLSELNSEDKTRQGFVTKGKLQNVGSPITQIKIYRDNVIAAAEDGDIYVFHLVTHKLEQKITKHSEAITNMFLSEKDSILYTTSADGFFKKSSLLNLERVFETVYLKEPLQSMDVAWGLAFIGSRWGQISTFNVVTNKVVEKPLVSTGQSIIAIKATKEGVRKILVLGCKGNFVQMHDAGNGLLLRHVFIAEGLNIYSLLLDEGHIYCGTQKNELYQLEFVSGNLVTKFSCGNGAVAVAAYGERYLLVGCYDGYIYVLNKITGTQTGRFAGAGRMVLALSVVGDKIVTSSKDNSLAILEVPPALVNGY